Proteins encoded in a region of the Isoalcanivorax pacificus W11-5 genome:
- a CDS encoding sulfatase-like hydrolase/transferase yields the protein MYAPVSLRSFLIANYVLILALTGWIARDALAGGLASMLFTLAALLAYSLLYLLPTLLIAGLAWRLYRPLGMLLGVVLASSTLILLLADSRIHDMYGFHINGFVWNLLTTPGGFASMGGSASAELTAVALCMAILLLETGLLLWLGRRAPARGWPWGRFVAVVLCVMVAERAAYGVSHLTAYRPVLVAAKEVPFYQPTTFRRAAAKLGVEMRRQKNMDVADRGRLAYPRAPVTLRENAPTPNIVWLVGESLRWDMLDPEIMPNLWRFAQSSQRYTNHFSGGNGTRMGMFSMFYGLPGNYWFSFLDARQPPVLISTLQQQDYQFGLFTSAKFSYPEFDKTLFASLPADTMTSDDQGPGWQRDRRNVARLLDYIDRRDTARPFFAFMFFESSHAQYYFPPESTLRTDYLPDFNYATVDVKNNIDGIFARYVNASHHLDSQIGRVLDHLTAQGLLDNTLVIITGDHGEEFMEEGRWGHNSAFHNEQLHVPLVLYAPGMAPGVLHHPTSHQDLIPTLMPMLGVTNPLRDYALGLPLQEGVPERYRLAASWDALAYIDDHHKVVMPLKASGLLDMLVEESDDDPVVDEELVIATLSPKLMDVLDDLAHSSSSKRRQSSGFTSSPSAE from the coding sequence ATGTACGCACCCGTTTCCCTGCGCTCTTTCCTGATTGCCAACTATGTCCTGATCCTCGCCCTGACCGGCTGGATTGCCCGGGATGCCCTCGCTGGAGGGCTGGCGTCGATGCTCTTTACGCTGGCGGCGCTGCTGGCCTACAGCCTGTTGTATCTGTTGCCGACGCTGCTGATCGCCGGGCTGGCCTGGCGGCTGTATCGCCCGCTGGGGATGCTGTTGGGGGTGGTGCTGGCGTCGTCGACGCTGATCCTGCTGCTGGCGGACAGCCGTATTCACGACATGTACGGCTTCCATATCAATGGCTTCGTCTGGAACCTGCTGACCACCCCCGGCGGGTTTGCCTCCATGGGCGGCAGCGCCAGCGCCGAGCTGACTGCCGTCGCGCTGTGCATGGCCATCCTGCTGCTGGAAACCGGGCTGCTGCTCTGGCTTGGCCGTCGTGCGCCCGCGCGGGGCTGGCCGTGGGGGCGTTTTGTTGCGGTGGTGCTGTGTGTCATGGTCGCCGAGCGGGCTGCCTACGGTGTCAGTCACTTGACGGCCTATCGGCCGGTGCTGGTGGCGGCCAAGGAAGTGCCGTTCTACCAGCCCACCACCTTCCGTCGTGCTGCGGCAAAACTTGGCGTCGAAATGCGGCGGCAGAAAAACATGGACGTGGCAGACCGTGGCCGGCTGGCCTATCCGCGCGCGCCGGTCACGCTGCGCGAGAATGCGCCGACCCCGAACATCGTCTGGCTGGTGGGCGAGTCACTGCGCTGGGACATGCTCGATCCGGAAATCATGCCGAACCTGTGGCGCTTTGCGCAGAGCAGCCAGCGCTACACCAACCATTTCAGTGGTGGCAACGGCACCCGCATGGGCATGTTCTCGATGTTCTATGGTTTGCCCGGCAACTACTGGTTCTCCTTCCTGGATGCGCGCCAGCCGCCCGTGCTGATCAGCACGCTGCAACAGCAGGATTATCAGTTCGGGTTGTTTACCAGCGCCAAGTTCAGTTACCCGGAATTCGACAAGACACTGTTCGCGTCGCTGCCGGCGGACACCATGACCAGCGATGACCAGGGGCCGGGCTGGCAGCGGGACCGCCGCAATGTGGCGCGGCTGCTGGACTATATCGACCGGCGCGATACGGCAAGGCCGTTCTTTGCCTTCATGTTCTTCGAGTCGTCCCATGCGCAGTATTACTTCCCGCCGGAGAGCACACTGCGTACGGATTACCTGCCGGATTTCAACTACGCCACCGTGGACGTGAAAAACAACATCGACGGCATCTTTGCCCGTTACGTGAATGCCAGCCACCACCTCGACAGCCAGATCGGGCGTGTACTGGACCACCTCACCGCGCAGGGCTTGCTGGACAACACCCTCGTGATCATCACGGGTGACCACGGTGAAGAGTTCATGGAAGAAGGCCGCTGGGGGCATAACTCCGCCTTCCACAACGAACAGCTGCATGTGCCGCTGGTGCTGTACGCACCGGGCATGGCGCCGGGCGTGCTGCATCACCCGACCAGCCACCAGGACCTGATCCCGACGCTGATGCCGATGCTCGGCGTCACCAATCCGCTGCGCGACTATGCGCTCGGCCTGCCGCTGCAGGAGGGGGTGCCGGAGCGCTACCGGCTGGCGGCGAGCTGGGATGCCCTGGCCTACATCGATGACCACCACAAGGTGGTGATGCCACTGAAGGCCTCCGGCCTGCTGGACATGCTGGTGGAGGAATCCGACGACGATCCGGTGGTGGACGAAGAGCTGGTGATCGCGACCCTGAGCCCGAAGCTGATGGACGTGCTCGACGACCTGGCCCATTCTTCCAGCAGCAAGCGGCGCCAGTCCAGTGGTTTCACGTCGTCACCCTCCGCAGAGTGA
- a CDS encoding DUF4468 domain-containing protein translates to MKSWLAILCLGVLSACSGMVPVPVSEQERNFEQVVAVEGMDKDAIYVGLRSWIAENFRSAKSVIEYENQDDGILIGNGVIPYPCKGISCLAKSEWTHPFTMKIEVRDQRFRVTYSNINLAWPASYNNGIASPARNAPIHNKSDMDGAKAELTQLTESMRSSLSSGAKSNDW, encoded by the coding sequence GTGAAAAGTTGGCTCGCCATTTTATGTTTAGGTGTTCTTTCCGCTTGTTCTGGCATGGTTCCAGTTCCCGTCAGTGAACAAGAAAGAAACTTTGAGCAAGTTGTCGCCGTGGAGGGAATGGATAAAGATGCTATTTATGTTGGCCTGCGTTCTTGGATTGCGGAAAATTTTAGGTCGGCCAAATCAGTAATAGAATATGAAAATCAGGACGATGGTATATTAATCGGTAACGGTGTCATTCCATACCCGTGCAAAGGCATTTCATGCTTGGCAAAGTCAGAATGGACCCATCCATTTACCATGAAGATTGAGGTTAGGGATCAGAGGTTCAGGGTAACCTATTCGAATATTAACTTGGCGTGGCCAGCAAGTTACAACAATGGTATAGCCTCACCAGCACGAAATGCTCCAATTCATAACAAGTCAGATATGGATGGAGCAAAGGCAGAGCTAACGCAACTAACAGAATCAATGCGGTCATCATTATCTTCTGGGGCGAAATCTAATGATTGGTGA
- a CDS encoding tRNA (5-methylaminomethyl-2-thiouridylate)-methyltransferase, translated as MSAAPHTAQSAVAPRRRALALVSGGLDSMLAVKVIQAQGIEVEGVNFFTGFCVEGHTHAIRERDRKKPKRNNALWVAEQLGIKLHIIDISDEYKDVVLKPRYGYGAHMNPCLDCKIFMVGKAALMLDKARELADAQSSQGEPGFDFIITGEVVGQRPKSQKKWTMPVIARESGAEDRLLRPLSARNLEPTLPEREGWVDRERLYGFSGRNRKPQIALAEAFGLDDFAQPAGGCCFLTDEAYSNKLVDLWQARRKRDYELDDIMLLKVGRHLRPRPHFKLIISREEGEGNFLEGYRYQFPSLEPVSHGGPLTLVDGEFADAAEAELAAAIVARFSQGREAEAVSVQYNRPGGVSQLLTVKPLTTEQVPKDWYLG; from the coding sequence ATGTCCGCTGCACCACACACCGCACAATCTGCCGTTGCCCCCCGTCGCCGCGCGCTGGCGCTGGTCTCCGGCGGGCTGGATTCGATGCTGGCGGTGAAGGTGATCCAGGCCCAGGGCATCGAGGTCGAGGGCGTCAATTTCTTTACCGGCTTCTGCGTCGAGGGGCACACCCACGCCATCCGCGAGCGCGACCGCAAGAAGCCCAAGCGCAACAATGCGCTGTGGGTGGCCGAGCAGCTCGGGATCAAGCTGCACATCATTGATATCTCGGACGAATACAAGGATGTGGTGCTCAAGCCGCGCTACGGCTATGGCGCCCACATGAACCCCTGCCTGGACTGCAAGATCTTCATGGTCGGCAAGGCCGCGCTGATGCTGGACAAGGCCCGCGAGCTGGCCGATGCCCAGAGCAGCCAGGGTGAGCCGGGGTTTGATTTCATCATCACCGGCGAGGTGGTGGGCCAGCGGCCGAAATCCCAGAAGAAGTGGACCATGCCGGTGATCGCGCGGGAGTCCGGCGCCGAGGACCGGCTGCTGCGCCCGCTGTCGGCGCGCAATCTGGAGCCGACGCTGCCCGAGCGTGAGGGCTGGGTGGACCGCGAGCGCCTGTACGGTTTCAGCGGCCGTAACCGCAAGCCGCAGATTGCGCTGGCCGAAGCGTTCGGGCTGGATGACTTTGCCCAGCCTGCCGGCGGCTGCTGCTTCCTGACCGACGAAGCCTATTCGAACAAGCTGGTCGACCTCTGGCAGGCCCGCCGCAAGCGTGACTATGAGCTGGACGACATCATGCTGCTGAAAGTGGGCCGGCACCTGCGTCCGCGCCCGCATTTCAAGCTGATCATCAGCCGCGAAGAGGGCGAGGGGAATTTCCTGGAGGGCTATCGCTACCAGTTCCCGAGCCTGGAGCCGGTCAGCCACGGTGGCCCGCTGACGCTGGTGGACGGCGAGTTTGCTGATGCAGCGGAAGCCGAACTGGCGGCGGCTATCGTGGCGCGTTTCTCACAGGGGCGCGAGGCAGAGGCGGTGTCCGTGCAGTACAACCGTCCGGGCGGCGTGTCGCAGTTGCTGACGGTGAAACCGCTCACCACCGAGCAGGTGCCGAAAGACTGGTATCTGGGGTAA
- a CDS encoding sulfurtransferase TusA family protein: MADYELNACRLLCPLPVIKTQNRVRELAHGDVLEVLATDPGVLNDVPAWARINGHRVLESGRRDGIVFVQLQVVREGA, from the coding sequence ATGGCTGACTATGAACTGAATGCGTGCCGGTTGCTGTGTCCATTACCCGTGATCAAGACCCAGAACCGGGTGCGCGAACTGGCTCATGGCGACGTGCTGGAAGTGCTTGCCACCGACCCGGGAGTGCTCAATGATGTGCCCGCCTGGGCGCGGATCAACGGGCATCGGGTATTGGAGAGCGGACGTCGTGACGGCATTGTCTTCGTGCAGCTTCAGGTGGTGCGCGAAGGGGCATAA
- the glnA gene encoding glutamate--ammonia ligase, with protein sequence MSAKTLKLIKENDVKWVDLRFTDSRGKEQHVTYPAADVDDDFFQDGKMFDGSSISGWKGINESDMILMPDDDSAVIDPFTDVATVNLRCNIVEPTTMQGYDRDPRSIAQRAEEYLKSTGIADTALFGPEPEFFVFDGVKWNSAMNAQSYEIYSEEAAWVAGEDFDKNNIGHRPRVKGGYFPVPPVDSLHDLRAAMCAAMEQMELRVEVHHHEVATAGQCEIGVGAATLTRKADEVQILKYCIHNVAHAYGKTATFMPKPLIGDNGSGMHVHQSLSKDGKNLFAGDVYGGLSEMALYYIGGIIKHARALNALTNPSTNSYKRLVPGFEAPVMLAYSARNRSASIRIPFVPNPKGRRIETRFPDPAANPYLCFAALLMAGLDGIQNKIHPGEAMDKDLYDLPAEEAKSIPTVAHTLTMALDELEADHEFLLKGDVFSKDMLDAYIELKRQDIERLNMTPHPVEFDMYYSV encoded by the coding sequence ATGTCTGCAAAGACTCTGAAACTGATCAAAGAGAATGACGTCAAGTGGGTGGACCTGCGCTTCACCGACAGCCGCGGTAAGGAACAGCACGTTACCTACCCGGCCGCAGACGTCGATGACGATTTCTTCCAGGACGGCAAGATGTTCGACGGTTCTTCCATCTCCGGCTGGAAGGGCATCAACGAATCCGACATGATCCTGATGCCGGACGACGATTCCGCCGTGATTGACCCGTTCACCGACGTGGCCACGGTCAACCTGCGTTGCAACATCGTCGAGCCGACCACCATGCAGGGCTACGACCGCGACCCGCGCTCCATCGCGCAGCGCGCTGAAGAATATCTGAAATCCACCGGCATCGCGGACACCGCGCTGTTTGGTCCGGAGCCGGAATTCTTCGTATTCGATGGCGTGAAGTGGAATTCCGCCATGAACGCCCAGTCCTATGAAATCTACTCTGAAGAAGCCGCCTGGGTTGCCGGCGAAGACTTCGACAAGAACAACATCGGTCACCGCCCGCGCGTGAAAGGCGGTTACTTCCCGGTACCGCCGGTGGACAGCCTGCACGACCTGCGTGCAGCCATGTGTGCGGCCATGGAACAGATGGAACTGCGCGTTGAAGTGCACCACCACGAAGTGGCCACCGCTGGCCAGTGCGAGATCGGTGTTGGCGCGGCCACCCTGACCCGCAAGGCTGACGAAGTCCAGATCCTGAAATACTGCATCCACAACGTGGCGCACGCTTACGGCAAAACGGCGACCTTCATGCCGAAGCCGCTGATCGGCGACAACGGCTCGGGCATGCACGTGCACCAGTCCCTGAGCAAAGACGGCAAGAACCTGTTTGCCGGCGACGTCTACGGTGGCCTGTCTGAGATGGCGCTGTACTACATTGGCGGCATCATCAAGCACGCCCGCGCCCTGAACGCGCTGACCAACCCGTCCACCAACTCCTACAAGCGTCTGGTGCCGGGCTTCGAAGCGCCGGTGATGCTGGCCTACTCTGCCCGCAACCGTTCTGCCTCGATCCGGATTCCGTTCGTGCCGAACCCGAAAGGCCGTCGTATCGAAACCCGTTTCCCGGACCCGGCCGCCAACCCGTACCTGTGTTTCGCGGCACTGCTGATGGCGGGCCTGGACGGTATCCAGAACAAGATCCACCCGGGCGAAGCGATGGACAAGGACCTGTACGACCTGCCGGCCGAGGAAGCGAAGAGCATCCCGACCGTGGCGCACACCCTGACCATGGCGCTGGACGAGCTGGAAGCCGATCACGAGTTCCTGCTCAAAGGCGACGTGTTCTCCAAGGACATGCTCGACGCCTACATCGAACTCAAGCGCCAGGACATCGAGCGCCTGAACATGACCCCGCACCCGGTCGAGTTCGACATGTACTACTCCGTGTAA
- a CDS encoding DUF4124 domain-containing protein — translation MAYPRILLTSLLALLSGALLAPAQAQLQVDTQTQPTDPDSQAEPVPEAPANRIYRMRDEQGRVIFTDTPPEGAQAQEIRPRQPNSMPAPPARAPREQAPPAPVAAGYSTLEIVSPSHEQTFQNPHEPIPVQVNLAPPLQSGHSLRVLDNDQPLDELVLTWPERGTHALRAQVLDADGEVLKESDTVTIYVHRHSVLLGPGARRDKDKDEKRTGLVQLLPWVPDTN, via the coding sequence ATGGCTTATCCGCGCATCTTACTGACCTCGCTGCTGGCCTTGCTGTCAGGGGCGCTGCTGGCGCCGGCCCAGGCCCAGCTGCAGGTTGACACCCAGACCCAACCCACGGACCCGGACAGCCAGGCGGAGCCGGTACCGGAGGCGCCCGCCAATCGCATTTACCGCATGCGGGATGAACAGGGCCGGGTGATCTTCACCGACACGCCGCCGGAGGGCGCGCAGGCGCAGGAAATCCGGCCGCGCCAGCCAAACAGCATGCCGGCGCCACCAGCGCGCGCGCCGCGTGAGCAGGCCCCGCCCGCGCCGGTCGCCGCGGGTTATTCAACGCTGGAGATCGTCTCGCCAAGCCACGAGCAGACCTTTCAGAACCCGCATGAGCCGATCCCGGTACAGGTAAATCTGGCACCGCCACTGCAGTCCGGGCATAGCCTGCGGGTGCTGGATAATGACCAGCCGCTGGACGAGCTGGTGCTGACCTGGCCGGAGCGGGGCACCCACGCACTGCGCGCCCAGGTGCTGGACGCCGACGGTGAGGTGCTGAAGGAATCCGACACAGTGACCATCTACGTTCATCGCCACAGTGTCCTGCTCGGTCCTGGTGCCCGGCGTGACAAGGACAAGGACGAAAAACGGACTGGTCTGGTGCAGTTGCTCCCCTGGGTGCCCGATACGAACTGA
- the glnL gene encoding nitrogen regulation protein NR(II) — translation MAKPTPLDHQLHKRLLDHLSTAVLLLDQDLRLRYLNPAAEMLLSTSAQRAVGQPLPECFFDDPDAQAALIRCIEEGHPFTRREARLQFAPGQELTVDYSVAQLAEPGRSPSLLMELQPLDRLLRIAREEALVHAHQATRALVRGVAHEIKNPLGGIRGAAQLLERALPAPDLAEYTRVIIDEADRLRALADRMLGPRRLPNFRSLNIHECLEHVRQLILAEHPEGVRVQRDYDISLPEIPADRDQLIQVILNLARNAVQALTEANMPDATVIFRTRVQRQFTIGAQRHRLIARIDIQDNGPGIPEELRETLFYPMVSGRANGSGLGLSIAQSIISQHQGMIECESTAGRTVFSLLLPMEHITGTEGESESP, via the coding sequence ATGGCGAAACCGACCCCTCTGGATCATCAGCTTCACAAGCGCTTGCTGGATCACCTCAGCACGGCGGTGTTGCTGCTCGACCAGGATTTGCGCCTGCGCTATCTCAACCCGGCGGCGGAAATGCTGCTCTCTACCAGTGCGCAGCGGGCCGTGGGCCAGCCGTTGCCGGAATGCTTTTTCGACGACCCGGATGCCCAGGCTGCACTGATCCGGTGCATTGAAGAGGGCCATCCGTTCACCCGGCGGGAAGCCCGGCTGCAGTTTGCACCAGGACAGGAACTGACCGTGGACTATTCGGTGGCGCAACTGGCCGAGCCGGGCCGGTCGCCGTCGCTGCTGATGGAGTTGCAGCCGCTGGATCGTCTGTTGCGCATCGCGCGGGAGGAAGCGCTCGTACATGCCCATCAGGCCACACGGGCGCTGGTGCGCGGTGTGGCCCACGAGATCAAGAACCCGCTTGGCGGCATCCGCGGTGCCGCGCAACTGCTCGAACGGGCCCTGCCCGCCCCCGACCTCGCTGAATACACCCGTGTCATCATCGACGAAGCCGACCGCCTGCGGGCACTGGCGGACCGCATGCTCGGCCCGCGCCGGCTGCCGAATTTCCGCTCCCTGAACATTCATGAATGCCTGGAGCATGTGCGGCAACTGATCCTTGCCGAACACCCGGAAGGCGTGCGCGTGCAGCGCGACTACGACATCAGCCTGCCGGAGATTCCGGCCGACCGTGACCAGCTTATCCAGGTGATCCTGAACCTGGCGCGCAACGCCGTGCAGGCGCTCACGGAAGCGAATATGCCCGACGCCACGGTGATTTTCCGTACCCGGGTGCAGCGGCAATTCACCATCGGCGCGCAGCGGCATCGTCTTATTGCGCGCATCGATATACAGGACAACGGCCCCGGCATTCCGGAAGAACTGCGCGAGACGCTGTTCTACCCGATGGTCAGTGGCCGTGCCAATGGCTCCGGGCTGGGCCTGTCCATCGCCCAGTCCATCATCAGTCAGCATCAGGGAATGATCGAATGCGAGAGCACCGCCGGTCGCACGGTGTTCAGCCTGTTATTGCCCATGGAACACATCACGGGCACCGAAGGAGAGAGTGAATCACCATGA
- the glnG gene encoding nitrogen regulation protein NR(I) — MTAKVWVIDDDRSIRWVLDKALGQEGFNTVCFEDADEALNALEEGGSEPDVVISDVRMPGTDGLRMLKMLQRKHPDLPVIIMTAHSDLDSAVASYQGGAFEYLPKPFDVDEAVALVKRAVRHRAEARGGPVEESNEPPAEIIGEAPAMQEVFRAIGRLSHSNVTVLINGQSGTGKELVAHALHRHSVRREKAFVALNMAAIPKDLIESELFGHEKGAFTGANSQRIGRFEQANGGTLFLDEIGDMPLEAQTRLLRVLQEGEFYRVGGTTPIKVDVRIIAATHQNLERLVKDGDFREDLFHRLNVIRIHIPKLAERREDIPRLARYFLQRAARELEVETKSLHPDTERYLASLPWPGNVRQLENTCRWLTVMATGREVLVDDLPPELSQQETRQEVSGNWEKSLRQWAERALSSGERGILDHAVPAFERAMIEVALNHTGGRRRDAAGLLGWGRNTLTRKIKELGMDDMASVED, encoded by the coding sequence ATGACAGCCAAAGTCTGGGTTATCGACGATGACCGTTCGATTCGGTGGGTGCTGGACAAGGCGCTGGGCCAGGAAGGGTTCAACACCGTCTGCTTTGAGGACGCCGATGAAGCGCTGAACGCGCTGGAAGAAGGCGGCAGCGAGCCGGACGTGGTGATCTCGGATGTGCGCATGCCGGGCACCGATGGCCTGCGCATGCTGAAAATGCTGCAACGCAAGCATCCTGATCTGCCGGTGATCATCATGACCGCGCACTCGGATCTGGATTCCGCCGTGGCGTCCTACCAGGGCGGCGCGTTCGAATACCTGCCGAAACCCTTTGATGTGGATGAAGCCGTGGCGCTGGTGAAGCGCGCCGTGCGCCATCGTGCCGAGGCGCGTGGCGGCCCGGTGGAGGAAAGCAACGAGCCGCCGGCGGAAATCATCGGCGAAGCGCCCGCCATGCAGGAAGTTTTCCGTGCCATCGGCCGGCTGTCGCACTCCAATGTCACCGTGCTGATCAACGGCCAGTCCGGTACCGGTAAAGAGCTGGTGGCGCACGCGCTGCACCGGCACTCGGTGCGGCGCGAGAAGGCGTTCGTGGCGCTGAACATGGCGGCGATTCCGAAAGACCTGATCGAGTCGGAACTGTTCGGCCACGAAAAAGGCGCCTTCACCGGCGCCAACAGCCAGCGTATCGGCCGCTTCGAGCAGGCCAACGGTGGCACCCTGTTTCTGGATGAAATCGGCGACATGCCACTTGAAGCGCAGACCCGTCTGCTGCGCGTGTTGCAGGAAGGGGAGTTCTATCGTGTCGGCGGCACTACGCCGATCAAGGTGGACGTACGCATCATCGCGGCCACCCACCAGAACCTTGAGCGGCTGGTGAAAGATGGCGATTTCCGCGAGGATCTGTTCCACCGCCTGAACGTCATCCGCATCCATATTCCGAAACTGGCCGAGCGCCGCGAGGATATTCCGCGCCTGGCCCGTTACTTCCTGCAACGCGCCGCGCGTGAGCTGGAAGTGGAAACCAAATCCCTGCACCCGGACACCGAGCGTTATCTGGCGTCACTGCCCTGGCCGGGCAATGTGCGGCAACTGGAAAACACCTGTCGCTGGCTGACCGTGATGGCCACCGGGCGCGAGGTGCTGGTGGATGATCTGCCGCCGGAACTGAGCCAGCAGGAAACCCGTCAGGAAGTCAGCGGCAACTGGGAAAAATCCCTGCGCCAGTGGGCCGAGCGGGCATTGTCGTCCGGGGAGCGCGGCATCCTGGATCACGCTGTGCCAGCGTTCGAACGTGCCATGATCGAAGTGGCGCTCAACCACACCGGTGGCCGTCGTCGCGATGCGGCGGGCCTGCTCGGCTGGGGTCGCAATACGCTGACCCGCAAGATCAAGGAACTGGGGATGGACGATATGGCGTCAGTGGAAGACTGA
- a CDS encoding nuclear transport factor 2 family protein has translation MGTIKRTAYGSFLLLQAAVFMALAACSAPPAEDGISDALREMADAIEARQAGPVVRRLTADFSLARGGEALDREQSRRLLAATLLRYPDISITVTGITVLPDGARPDLAEARFNVLTTGGTGSLLPETGQLYRVESLWRLEDGDWLMVRASARRLME, from the coding sequence ATGGGAACGATAAAACGCACAGCATACGGCAGCTTTCTGCTGCTGCAAGCCGCCGTGTTCATGGCGCTCGCCGCGTGCAGCGCGCCACCCGCAGAAGACGGGATCAGTGATGCGCTGAGAGAGATGGCGGACGCCATTGAAGCCCGTCAGGCCGGGCCGGTGGTGCGGCGGCTGACGGCGGATTTCAGCCTGGCGCGGGGCGGCGAAGCTCTGGATCGGGAACAATCCCGCCGGCTGCTGGCCGCCACACTGCTGCGCTATCCGGACATCAGTATTACCGTCACCGGTATCACGGTATTGCCGGATGGCGCCCGCCCGGATCTTGCCGAAGCCCGTTTCAATGTACTGACCACTGGCGGCACCGGCTCGCTGCTGCCGGAGACCGGTCAGCTGTACCGGGTGGAGTCACTCTGGCGCCTGGAGGACGGCGACTGGCTGATGGTTCGTGCGTCCGCCCGCCGCCTGATGGAATAA
- the pip gene encoding prolyl aminopeptidase, whose protein sequence is MHSRVDTALYPETEPWFQRWLAVGDGHELYVEQSGNPDGLPVLVLHGGPGGGCSPHMRRYFDPSRWRIILFDQRGAGRSRPMGGLQANTTEHLLADMALIRHELGVERWMLFGGSWGSTLALLYAQRYPEQVSALVLRGVFLCRREDMDWLYRDGASRIYPEAWASFVGGVPAAEAGDLVAAYYRRLCDDSDPALQQSLAMRWAGWEGACATLLPSPAVLAGFHARALALARIEAHYFAHQGFMPAGGVLAGMPALAQVPGIIVHGRYDMVCPVDQALLLQQHWPAARLEIVPDAGHSASEPSLERALVAAVQALASEVLS, encoded by the coding sequence ATGCATTCCCGAGTTGATACCGCACTCTATCCCGAGACAGAACCCTGGTTCCAGCGCTGGCTGGCGGTGGGCGATGGCCACGAGCTCTATGTCGAGCAAAGCGGCAATCCCGATGGTCTGCCGGTGCTGGTGTTGCACGGTGGCCCTGGCGGCGGCTGCTCACCACATATGCGACGTTATTTCGATCCGTCGCGCTGGCGCATCATCCTGTTCGACCAGCGTGGCGCCGGCCGCTCGCGGCCGATGGGCGGGTTGCAGGCCAACACCACCGAGCACTTGTTGGCGGACATGGCATTGATCCGTCACGAACTGGGTGTTGAGCGCTGGATGCTGTTCGGTGGCTCCTGGGGCAGCACGCTGGCGCTGCTGTATGCGCAGCGTTACCCCGAGCAGGTCAGCGCCCTGGTGCTGCGCGGGGTGTTCCTGTGCCGCCGCGAGGACATGGACTGGCTGTATCGTGACGGCGCCAGCCGCATTTACCCCGAAGCCTGGGCGTCTTTTGTCGGCGGCGTACCGGCGGCGGAAGCCGGTGATCTGGTCGCGGCCTACTATCGCCGCCTGTGCGATGACAGTGATCCCGCCCTGCAGCAGTCACTGGCAATGCGCTGGGCGGGCTGGGAAGGCGCTTGCGCCACGTTGTTGCCGTCACCGGCGGTGCTGGCCGGATTTCATGCCCGCGCGCTGGCGCTGGCACGCATCGAAGCGCATTACTTTGCGCATCAGGGGTTTATGCCCGCCGGTGGTGTGCTGGCAGGTATGCCGGCGCTGGCGCAGGTGCCGGGGATCATCGTGCATGGCCGCTACGACATGGTCTGTCCGGTGGACCAGGCGCTGCTGCTGCAACAGCACTGGCCGGCGGCGCGGCTGGAGATCGTGCCGGACGCCGGCCATTCCGCCAGTGAGCCATCGCTGGAGCGGGCGCTGGTAG